A section of the Spirosoma pollinicola genome encodes:
- a CDS encoding glycosyltransferase family 9 protein — translation MIGKPRKYCAPRSVAYPLQLLDVVVDAYAQGSYAHRSDSLPAADELSLLLMTSGHLGDALILSYAFPLIRRQYPNARIDVLAGSWCDPIWKDNPYIRRVIHLNHVGTSRRPLSTFQKWQDFWQTTKSAIKTLRDTVYDYSVDIRFSDSPMHFVLPYINVRRKIGYGTRGFGGLLDDEFFLPDGEVHNFDLILTLLKPMGIEADLRTVEPYFFHPPESPVQLWAKLNSTVPACKPILICPESGEPVRMLSIDYWCQLATRLLQESSNPLVFSGQKAFTTELYERVRATNPTAVDRLISAVGTSTLQDMASLSEQAQAAFTLDSLPMHLCCLGCPTLSFQKNGMGIQFFPISSKPTLVIHNHQLSRTLTLDRPGFDSEYVTTFDESVLNRAMGWFRSIGETSRAAI, via the coding sequence GTGATCGGTAAGCCGAGAAAATACTGTGCTCCCCGCAGCGTAGCGTATCCTTTACAACTGCTCGATGTCGTTGTTGATGCCTACGCGCAGGGAAGCTATGCGCATAGGAGTGACAGTTTACCGGCTGCCGACGAACTGTCACTCCTATTGATGACGTCGGGACATTTGGGGGATGCGTTGATTTTGTCCTACGCGTTCCCCCTTATCCGGCGTCAATATCCAAATGCCCGGATTGACGTACTGGCGGGTAGCTGGTGCGACCCGATCTGGAAAGACAATCCATATATACGGCGTGTTATCCACCTCAATCATGTTGGAACGAGTCGTCGGCCGCTGTCTACATTTCAGAAATGGCAGGATTTCTGGCAAACAACGAAGTCGGCCATAAAAACGCTTCGCGACACGGTATATGATTACTCGGTCGATATTCGGTTTTCGGATTCGCCCATGCATTTTGTGTTGCCGTATATAAACGTCCGGCGAAAAATTGGCTATGGCACGCGGGGATTTGGCGGGCTGCTCGATGATGAGTTTTTCCTGCCCGATGGCGAAGTGCATAACTTCGACCTGATTCTTACGCTGCTGAAACCAATGGGTATTGAGGCTGATCTACGGACGGTGGAGCCATATTTTTTCCACCCTCCAGAGTCGCCCGTTCAATTGTGGGCCAAACTTAACAGTACGGTTCCAGCCTGTAAACCCATTCTGATCTGCCCTGAATCGGGCGAGCCTGTTCGGATGCTGTCGATTGACTATTGGTGCCAACTGGCAACCCGGTTGTTGCAGGAAAGCTCGAATCCGCTAGTGTTTAGCGGACAAAAAGCATTTACAACCGAATTATACGAGCGTGTGCGGGCCACCAACCCAACCGCAGTAGATAGGTTGATTTCGGCGGTAGGCACGTCGACACTTCAGGATATGGCCAGTTTAAGCGAACAGGCGCAGGCTGCTTTTACGCTCGATTCGTTGCCCATGCACTTGTGTTGCCTGGGTTGCCCAACACTGTCGTTTCAGAAAAACGGGATGGGTATTCAATTCTTCCCGATTTCCAGCAAGCCAACTCTGGTGATACACAATCATCAACTAAGCCGCACGCTAACCCTTGACCGGCCCGGATTTGATAGTGAATACGTAACGACTTTCGACGAAAGCGTATTGAACCGGGCGATGGGCTGGTTCCGGTCAATTGGCGAAACTAGCCGGGCGGCTATTTAA
- a CDS encoding argininosuccinate synthase: MSQKVVLAFSGGLDTSFCVKYLSEDRGMNVYSVLVDTGGFSDAELKAIEERAYSLGVKSHVTVSKTDDYYQQCLKFLVFGNVLKNNTYPLSVSAERIFQAIAAAEYAREIGATAIAHGSTGAGNDQVRFDMAFRIIAPDAEVITPIRDLRLSREAEIEYLKAKGVDQEWHKAAYSINKGLWGTSVGGKETLTSDQFLPESAWPTQVTKTEPETITLVFQHGEIKEVAGEKFANSVDAIRKITELAGPFGIGRDIHVGDTIIGIKGRVGFEAPAPLILIKAHHTLEKHVLGKWQLYWKEQLSNWYGTMLHEGQFMDPVMRNIETFLADSQAHVSGKVHVLLAPYRFQVLGIESDHDLMSSKFGSYGEMNNAWTGDDVRGFSKVASNQVMIYEKINNQ; encoded by the coding sequence ATGTCTCAAAAAGTAGTTCTTGCCTTTAGCGGGGGTCTCGATACCTCCTTCTGCGTTAAATATTTGTCCGAAGACCGGGGCATGAATGTGTACTCGGTGCTGGTCGATACGGGTGGCTTTTCGGATGCCGAACTCAAAGCCATTGAAGAACGGGCCTATTCATTGGGTGTTAAGTCGCACGTAACGGTCTCCAAAACAGATGATTACTACCAGCAATGTCTGAAGTTTCTGGTGTTCGGTAACGTCCTGAAAAACAATACCTACCCGCTTTCGGTAAGTGCCGAACGGATTTTTCAGGCCATTGCCGCAGCCGAATACGCTCGCGAAATTGGGGCGACGGCTATTGCACATGGTAGCACAGGTGCCGGTAATGATCAGGTGCGTTTCGATATGGCGTTTCGAATCATTGCGCCCGACGCCGAAGTTATTACCCCAATTCGGGATTTGCGCCTGTCGCGCGAGGCCGAAATCGAATACCTGAAAGCAAAAGGCGTTGATCAGGAGTGGCACAAAGCGGCTTACTCGATCAACAAAGGCCTTTGGGGAACATCGGTTGGGGGCAAGGAAACCCTGACTTCCGATCAATTCCTGCCTGAGTCGGCCTGGCCAACGCAGGTAACGAAAACCGAGCCTGAAACCATTACGCTGGTGTTTCAACATGGCGAAATCAAAGAGGTAGCCGGTGAAAAATTCGCCAATTCAGTCGATGCGATTCGTAAAATTACCGAACTGGCTGGTCCATTTGGCATTGGGCGCGACATCCACGTTGGCGATACGATTATTGGTATCAAAGGCCGCGTTGGTTTTGAAGCACCCGCGCCTTTAATTCTCATAAAAGCGCACCACACACTCGAAAAACACGTGCTGGGCAAATGGCAGTTGTACTGGAAAGAGCAACTATCCAACTGGTATGGCACCATGCTGCACGAAGGGCAGTTTATGGACCCCGTTATGCGGAACATCGAAACCTTCCTGGCCGATTCGCAGGCCCATGTGTCGGGTAAAGTGCATGTATTGCTGGCTCCTTACCGGTTCCAGGTGCTGGGCATCGAGTCGGATCATGACCTGATGTCGTCGAAATTTGGTTCGTATGGCGAAATGAACAATGCCTGGACCGGCGACGATGTGCGGGGCTTCTCGAAAGTAGCTTCCAATCAGGTAATGATCTACGAGAAAATCAACAATCAGTGA